One window from the genome of Montipora foliosa isolate CH-2021 chromosome 5, ASM3666993v2, whole genome shotgun sequence encodes:
- the LOC138002388 gene encoding uncharacterized protein translates to MSVLRYIKNESKRFHTFVVNRIAVIRDGSHPDQWRHVVRYLNPGDDLSRGLSAEALLNSNRWLKGPAFLWLPKEFWPLGPLSLGSVLDTDPEVKVKAKSTFVERLPGIASKNRFAWILRYRENLLTASQSKKPIKSTLTPPKRPITVEEMKVAELEILKSVQKHHFAKEFYSLSKSASKGVPHVRKSSCLRRLDPVLIDGLLRVGGRLSLASKPFDYQHQIILPKNDHVSNLLVEHYHQMSGHSGREYVLSLLREGFWVVKGSSAVRKVLLRCTRCRRHQGPLCEQKMADLPVDHLTADQPPFTSVGVDYFGPLQVRRGRSLLKRYGVSSPALQFELCTLK, encoded by the exons ATGTCTGTGTTACGTTATATAAAGAATGAGAGTAAGCGGTTCCACACCTTCGTAGTGAATCGTATAGCCGTCATACGGGATGGATCTCACCCAGACCAGTGGAGACACGTAGTCAGATATCTAAACCCAGGTGACGACCTTTCAAGAGGCTTGTCAGCAGAAGCTCTTCTGAACTCTAATCGTTGGTTAAAGGGGCCGGCGTTTCTCTGGTTGCCAAAAGAGTTCTGGCCTCTTGGTCCTTTATCGCTGGGCAGTGTTCTTGATACAGATCCAGAGGTGAAGGTGAAAGCCAAG AGTACTTTCGTAGAACGTCTTCCTGGTATCGCCTCAAAAAATCGGTTTGCTTGGATTCTACGCTACCGTGAGAATTTGCTGACGGCTAGTCAAAGCAAGAAGCCGATAAAATCCACCCTAACTCCACCAAAACGGCCCATCACCGTGGAAGAAATGAAAGTAGCGGAGTTAGAAATTCTCAAGAGTGTTCAGAAGCACCACTTCGCCAAAGAATTTTACTCACTTTCCAAATCTGCAAGTAAAGGCGTGCCCCATGTTAGAAAAAGTAGCTGCCTTAGGAGACTGGACCCAGTTCTCATCGATGGCCTTCTGCGCGTTGGCGGACGACTGAGTCTAGCGTcaaaaccatttgattatcaGCACCAGATCATTTTACCAAAGAATGATCACGTATCCAACCTATTGGTCGAGCACTATCATCAGATGTCCGGGCATTCTGGTAGAGAATACGTGTTGAGTCTCCTACGCGAGGGTTTCTGGGTCGTCAAAGGAAGTTCCGCAGTTAGGAAAGTGTTATTGAGGTGCACACGTTGTAGGCGTCACCAAGGCCCTCTGTGCGAGCAGAAAATGGCCGATCTCCCCGTGGATCATCTAACCGCAGATCAACCGCCCTTTACGTCAGTCGGTGTTGATTATTTTGGCCCCCTTCAAGTGCGACGCGGACGAAGCCTTCTCAAAAGATATGGAGTATCTTCACCTGCCTTGCAATTCGAGCTGTGCACATTGAAGTAG
- the LOC138002389 gene encoding tigger transposable element-derived protein 6-like — protein MSIAGEEGDESAETVESWKERVKEITRGYAPQDVWNEYETGSFWKALPENSLSERGKHCRGGKNSMQRVTVAFFVNAAGGKESPVLIGKSKKPCCFSKLKDTSHPCGAHYFSNDKAWMRTEIMTDILTKLNTRMKRDNTTSRTQPLDAGIIKTWKVYYRRKLLRYVASQIEVKQCASDVIKSVNLLMAVRWMVSACEEVKPEVIIKCLKHVGMNSEENQVEEDDDPFAGEELLDLNELVVKVSGETNVDAATYVADADSEALSHEHCVDTGDPNWWRNVRTEIIESHKSTETMQRDDKDDNEDMGQPLSRPEVGSVKD, from the exons ATGAGTATCGCTGGAGAAGAGGGAGACGAAAGTGCTGAGACCGTCGAAAGCTGGAAGGAACGGGTTAAGGAAATCACCCGAGGCTACGCCCCACAGGACGTGTGGAACGAGTATGAAACTGGGTCTTTCTGGAAGGCCCTGCCTGAAAATTCCTTATCGGAGAGAGGGAAGCATTGTAGAGGTGGGAAAAACTCTATGCAGCGAGTTACAGTTGCTTTCTTTGTCAATGCAGCTGGTGGAAAGGAAAGCCCAGTTTTGATCGGCAAAAGTAAAAAGCCCTGCTGCTTTTCTAAGTTAAAAGACACCTCCCATCCCTGTGGTGCTCACTATTTCAGTAACGATAAGGCATGGATGCGCACTGAAATTATGACTGACATCCTTACTAAACTCAACACTCGTATGAAGCGTGAC AACACAACTTCACGTACCCAGCCCCTTGATGCAGGCATCATCAAGACATGGAAGGTGTACTACCGTCGAAAGCTTCTTCGGTACGTTGCCAGCCAAATTGAAGTCAAGCAGTGTGCAAGTGACGTTATCAAATCAGTCAATTTGTTGATGGCTGTGAGGTGGATGGTGAGTGCATGCGAAGAAGTCAAGCCAGAAGTGATTATTAAGTGCCTTAAACACGTTGGCATGAACTCAGAGGAGAACCAAGTAGAGGAAGATGATGATCCATTTGCTGGAGAAGAGCTCTTGGATTTAAATGAGCTGGTTGTGAAAGTTTCTGGTGAGACAAACGTTGATGCTGCTACATACGTCGCTGATGCTGACTCCGAAGCTCTCTCCCATGAGCACTGTGTTGATACTGGTGATCCAAACTGGTGGAGAAATGTTCGGACAGAGATAATCGAAAGTCACAAATCAACGGAAACAATGCAACGTGACGACAAGGATGACAATGAAGACATGGGCCAACCTCTTAGTCGTCCTGAGGTGGGCTCGGTCAAGGATTAA